CCGTTTTATTATCCTACATTTACATAATCTcctatatttttattccACTTAACAATTTTTCCTGTCGTCATGGTACTAGATAGAGCTGGCATTTTTATTTCGATTTTTGAAAAAACAacattttttctatttcttAAATTATTACTGTTGTTTACAACATTTGAAAAGGTACCGAAGTTGATGTAACCGTAATTATTGTTCTTAGAGTTAGAGATACATTTAGAAAAtcttaaataaaaaattaatataattaagttgtataacattttattctacaaaagaaacaatacacaaatatgtataatattacatacataattttttttttttttttaaataatgttTAAACAATTTTGAATGTAGTAAACCGATGTAGGAAgagaaatattatttatttataaaataaataataaaaataaaaatacacatttatataagttttttttttttttttttttttttcg
The Plasmodium reichenowi strain SY57 chromosome Unknown, whole genome shotgun sequence DNA segment above includes these coding regions:
- a CDS encoding dihydrolipoamide acyltransferase component E2 — encoded protein: MLYNLIILIFYLRFSKCISNSKNNNYGYINFGTFSNVVNNSNNLRNRKNVVFSKIEIKMPALSSTMTTGKIVKWNKNIGDYVN